A window of Desulfuromonas soudanensis genomic DNA:
TCGAATTCCTTCTGGCGAGCCAGCTCCCGCAGCCGGGCTATCTCCTCGGGTTTGAAGGGGGAGCGCTTGAGCATGAAGTTGGCCAGCCCCCGCTCCTTGATGACCGCCAGGTGCGCCGCCGGGTCGGCCACCCCTTCCTCCTTGAGGAGGGCCAGGCCGAGGGAGACCAGGCGCAGCGTCTCCCGCTCGAAGATGAAGCGGGAGATGGTCAGAATTCCGTCAGGGCTCAGATGGTCCCAGTAGTCGCGGAAGGCCTCGACGGTATAGAGGTTGTTTTCCGACAGGGTAAAGGCTCCGGCGGCCGGCGCCATCCGCCCGAAGACGGCCGAGGCCTGGATGATGTCGTAGCGTTCGGAACTGCGGCGGATATAACTGCGCCCCTCGTCGACTTCGAGGCGCACCTCGGGGCGACGGTAGAGCTCCCCGGTGAAGGAGCCGAATTCGTCGTTGACCCCGGCGACGATGAGGTTGTTGACCTCGACGGCGGTGACCTCCACGGCGTCCATGGCCAGAGCGGTCAGGACGTCCTTCCCGCCGCCGGGGCCGATCACCAGCGCCTTGGGGCGCTGCTGCAGGTAGTAGGGGAGAGCGATGACGTTGTCGCGGAAAAATCCGAGGGTCTTCTCCCCCTCCCAGCGGTACATGGTGGTGTAGCCGGTGTCGTCGACCACCATCCCGAGCTGTTCGGGAATCGGCCCCTGGTAGGTTCGCGACAGCCCCCAGGCCTGCCCCATCTCCTGGCTCTGGGAAGGGTAGACGGCGACCCGGGAGAAGGAATTCCAGGAACTCCACAGCAGATTGGGCTCGTAGCGTCCGCGGGCGAAGCGGATATCGGCATAGCCGTAGAGAAGGTTCGCTCCTCCGGCCGCCAGAAGGAGAAGCAGGACGCCCCAGAGGCCGAGACGGTGAAGGGAGGGGGTCTGGGGCGGCAGGAAGAGGGCGGCGGCCAGCAGGCCAATGACGGCGATGACGAGGATGGCGGTGATCCCCCCGACCAGCTTGAGCACGACGATGATCAGCAGGCAGCCGGTGCCGGCGCCGAGGAGATCCCAGAAGTAGAGGCGGTTGATGGCAGCGAGGTAGCGGGAGAGGAGGAGGGTCAGGGCGAGGCCGGCGAAAAAGAAGGGGAGCGAGGTCACCAGGTAGAGGAGGGCGATGACCAGCAGGAGGCTCCCCGGAACCCCCCGATCGTAGAATCCCTGCTGAAACGGCTGGTAGAAGGGCTGATGAAAAAAGGAGAGGACCTTGAAGCCGAGCTGGGGATAGAGCCGAAAGAGGACGAAGATGAAAAAAAACAGCGCCACCGACAGGGCGAAGAGGACCGAGAAACGGGCCGCAAGAAAGGGAACCCTGTCGGCCGGAAACCAGGCCGGGCGCAGATAGACGAGGAGGGCTGCGACCCCCATGCCGAAGAGCGCCAGAGAAATGGCCATGGAGGCGAAGTGGTACCACATGAGCACCGAGAAGATCCGGGTGAGGACCAGCTCGTACATCAGGGTCGCCAGGCAGAGGAAGAAGATGCCGCCGTAGATACGGCCGGTGGGGGATGTCAGGGTGCTCATGGTTGCGTCTCGAGGGGGATCTCGATCAGGTCGAGGGCATAGAGGTTATGGTCCCGGGAACCGACGACGATCCGTTTGCCGAAGAGCGCCGGCGTCCCCTGGATCTCCCCTTCGGCGCGGAAGGTGGCCAGCAGATCGCCGCTGTCGGCGCCCACCACCAGGAGGGAGCCGCTGTTGTCACCGATGAAAATCCGGCCGTCGATCAAAAGAGGGGTGGCGTAGATGCTCGCTCCGGTATCAAGACTCCAGATCGTCGCGCCGCTGGCGGCATCGAACTTCCACAGTGTGCCGCCGGCGGTTCCGAGAAAGAGATCGCCGCCGGAGTAGACGGGCGCGCCGTAATAGCACGGCTCCCCCAGCTCTTTTCGCCAGCGTTCGACCCCGGAGCGGTCAAAGGCGACCAGGGTGCCGCTGCGCGTGACCACCACCGGACCGGCCGGGGTCAGGGCGGCCGGAGCCAGCAGGGGAGCTTCGAGGAGGACGCTCCAGAGGAGGGTCCCGTCCAGGGCGAGGGCGCTGAAGGTGCCGTCGCCGCCGCTCAGATAGAGGCGGTCGCCGTCGAAAACCGGAACGGCGCGCAGAGGCGATCTCCCCCTGTACTGCCAGCGGACCTCTCCCGAGGCGGCCTCGAGGGCGAAGAGCGTGCCGTTCCAGGCCGGAAGCAGAAGGAGATCGGCCACCGGCAGAGGGGCGCCCTGGCGATGATCGTCCGCCGGGGAGGGGCCATAGCCGAACCGCCATTGCAGCGCCCCGTCATGGCGGTTGAGAGCGTAGAGCTGCCGCCCCCAGCTTTGACAATAGAGCGTATCGCCGGAGAGGGCCGGCGCAGCGTCGACCACCTCGCCGAGGTCCTTCGACCAGCGCTGCGCCCCCTTGGCGTCGAGGGCGACGATTCTGCCATCCCAGCTCGCCAGATAGAGGAGATCGCCGGAGACCGCAGGAGAAGCGTCGACATAACCCCCGGTGGCAAAGCGCCAGGCTTCGGATATCCCCAGCGCCTCCCTGGGGCCGCTCTGCGGGAGCCAGGCGGAAGCAGGTTCGAGAAAGACCTCGCCGATGGAAGGGTCGCGCCTGCGATCGTAGATCGTCGCCGCAACGCCCTCGGGGTCGGCCGTGCCCCACCAGTTGCCGGAGAGGCGGACGTCGCCGGTGAAGAAATCGCCGAGGCGGAAGTTTTCCCGATTGCCGTAGATGTTGTTGCCGTGGATGGACGGAGTGCGGTCGGTCTCGAAGAGAAAAATCCCCGAACCGTTGTTGCGGATGATGTTCCCCGTCACCTCCACCTCGGAATTGCGGAAGTTGATCCCCTTCCCCTGGTTCTTTTCGATGAGACAGTTGCGAATTGTAAAGGTGGCCTGGCCGAGGCGGCAGCCGTCGATATTGTGGGCAATGGTGCAGTCCTCCACCAGGCCGCGGGTGAAATGGGCGTGCAGGGTGTAGGCGGAGTCGCGGATCTGGCAGTAACGCAGATGGACGTCCCTGGAAAAATCGACCCGCAGCTCCAGCCAGTCTCCCGGACGGGGATCGGCGCTCGCGCTGCGGAAGAGGATCGGCTGCAGGCGCGTCCCGAGGGCGTGCAGAGCCCCCTCGACGACCAGGGTGGAGTCGCCGAGCCCGTCGCGGTCGAGGTCGCGACGGACGAAGGCGATCTCGGTCCCGGGAAGGATGGTCAGGGTCGCCCCCTTGAATACCTTGACGGTCCCGTCGATGAGAATCCGCCCCTGCCAGAGCGTATCCCGATGAATCTCCGCCGGGGGCAAAAGGGGGCGATCCGTCCCAAAGAGGCCGACGCAGCCGCCGAGGACGAGGGGGAGGAGCAGCAGCAGCCGTTTCACCACATTTCCTCCACCACGATGTCGACGGCGCTGCGCTTTTCGCCGGTTTCAAGGGAGAGGGAATGGTCGGCGCTGGCATCGTAGGTGCCGTAGAGATCCCCGGGTCCGGGGGCGCCGCCGAGGGTGTTCCGGGCGGCGAGAAAATAGGTCCCCCCCTCGGGGAAGGAGAGGATGAAGACGCCGTCGGCGCCGGTCGGCTGGGAGACGTAAAGGGGGCGGTTGAGCATCTGGCCGTCTTCGTAGAGAACGGCCCGCACTCCGGCGACGGGAGTCCCCTGCCGGTCGAGGATCCGGCCGGCGATGCTCGTCTGGCCGAAGAGATTGCCGGCCATCTCCGTCACCTTGGCGGGGACCTCGAGCATGGGGATGGCGACCCGAGCCACCTCCCCGTCCTTGACGGTGAGGGGATTTGCCGGATAGTAGCCGACATGGTCCCCGGCCTGCAGAGGGCCGGTGCTGGAATGCCCCCGCCGCTGCCGGGCGAGGAGATAGTAGGTGCCGGCCGGAAGGGCGGCCTCGAAAACCCCCTCTCTGTCCGTCGGACCGGCCATCACGTACCCCATCCCCTTGAGGCGACTGGTGAGGTCCGTATAGACGTAGATCGTCGCTTCGGCCTGGGGCCCTTCTTCCCCGAAGGCCCGCCCGAGAACCCCGGTGGCGACGAAGGGTTCCTCCGCCGGGGGACTCCCAGCCTCCGGGACCAGCCCGAGGTTCATCTCCGAGAGTCCCTCGGACGGGACGGCGACGGGGTTGCGGCCGTAAAAGGAGAAGAGTCCGGCGCCCCGGGCGAAAAAATAATATTCCCCGGGAGGGAGATTGAGCTCGAAGCGGCCGTCGGCCGCCGTCGGCAGCGAAGAATAAGCGGGGGGTCCGGCCAGGGTTCGGGCCGTGACGGGATAGGCCAGCACCCGGACGTCGGCGGCCGGGGTGCGATGGCTGGTCACCTTCCCCTCCACCCTGACCTCCGCGACCGGATTGGGTGACAGGCAGCCGGCCAGAAGAAAAAAGAGTCCCAATGTCGCGATGAGTCGAAGTTGCATAGCGTCCCTGATTAGCACGATTCGTTCCAAGAGGCGTCGGACGGCGGGCGCAAAAAGAGAGGGCTGCTCACTGAGCAGCCCTCTCCCGGTTTTCGGCAATCCCCGTCGAGCTGTTACTTGACCACCTGACTGAGCATGTTGGGCCTGGTGAGGGCGGGCTCGATGATCTCGAGGGTCTGACCGGTTTTGACCCCGTTCATCCGCGCCTCGATGCCGCTGGGGAAGATGGCCAGGACATCGTAGGTTTTGCCGGAGCTGAGGCCGAAGTGCAGCTCCTGGGGCTCCTGGGCACAGAAGCCGCTGGCGCTGCGCAACTCCCGCAGGGCGAGGAGTTTGTCCTGGCCCTTTTCGAAGACCTTGACCTTGGCTCCAAAGGAGTCACGATTGGAGACGGTGCCGGTCAACTTGACCTTGATCCAGTTCTTGTCGTCCTGGTTGTTTTTGTAGAGCTTGTTGGGGGCTCCCCAGTTCACCACGTAAAGGTCGAGATCGCCGTCGTTGTCGATATCGGCAAAAGCGGTCCCCTTGGTGCGGACCGTCTGGCACTGGAGCTGGGGCTGGGATTCGGCGATGTTGACGAAATTCCCCTTGCCGTCGTTGACGTAGAGCTGGTTGGCGAGCTTGCAGTCCCCTTCGTAGAGGTCGACGTCGCCGTCGTGGTCGATGTCGCCGAAAGTCGGCCCCTTCCCCCACCCTTCGTGATCGGACTTGATCTTCTCCGAGGCCTGGGTGAAATGCCCCTTGCCGTCATTGAGATAGAGGTTGTTGGGCCCGACGTAGTTGGAGACGAAAAGATCGAGGGTCCCGTTGTTGTCGATGTCGGCAAAGGTGGCGCCGAGGCCCCAGTTGCCGTCGTCGACGCCGGCGGCCTTGGACGTTTCGGTGAAGGTGCCGTTGCCGTTGTTGATATAGAGCTTGTTGGGCTCGCCGGCCGGATAACGGCCGTTGACCACGTAGAGATCGGCAAAGTTGTCGCCGTTGACATCGGCCCAGACCCCCATCCAGCTCCAGGAGCGGTCGCCGACGCCGGCGGCATCGGTCACGTCGCCGAAGGTGCCGTCGCCGTTGTTGCGGAAAAGGACGTTCTTGGCGCCGACGCCATAGTTGGCGCAGTAGATGTCGAGAAAGCCGTCGTTGTCGTAGTCGACGAAGGAGGCGGCGTAGGTGAAGGCCTTGAGGCCGACTCCGGCCTTTTCGGTGACATCCTCGAAGGTGCCGTTGCCGAGGTTGCGGAAGAGGCGGTTGGCCTCGATTTCATACTGTCCGCCCGTGGCAAGATAGAGGTCCATGTAGCCGTCGTTGTCGTAGTCGCCGAACACGCTCCCCATGGCGAATCCGGGATAGTCGAGTCCGGTTCCGGCCTTGGCGGTAATGTCCTCGAAGCGGCCGGCGCCCTTGTTCAGGTAGAGCCGGTTGGCGCCCCCCTTGTTGGAGACGTAGAGATCCGTGAGCCCGTCGTTGTTGATGTCGGCAAAAGCGACCCCCTTACCGAGACCTTCGTCGGCCACACCGGCAGCGGTGGAAATGTCGACAAACTCCTTGGCGACCGCGGTGCCGGCGAAGACCAGCGCAGTCACAACCAGAATCGCCCCTAATGTTTTTTTATCCATGGTCCTCTCCTTTTCACCGAAAACGCAGATTCATTTCTTGTGTGCAGTATCAGCAATCCCTGTTCCAAGACTTTCAAAAAAACGGGAACGGGTTCAATCCTTATAGCAAGGAGAACGGGCAAGTCAAGACCCCTTCGCCATGTGGCCGGATCATCCTGTCTTCTGGCGGAGAATTGCCAGCAAAACGCCCTCGGGCGGGATGTTCTGCAAAAAACGCGCCCACCCGCTTCTGGCAGAAACCCGTCACCGGGACAGGTTGGAGCGTCAGAAGTCCATCAGCTGAACAACTGATACCCCCAGCCGAGAAGGACCGCCCCGCCAAGGCTCACCCCGAGGTAGACCAGAACCACCCGGCGGCGGAACATCCCCCACAGGGCGAGGATGGCCGGGAGACTGGAAACCGGCCCGGCCATCAGGAGGGTCAGGGCGGCGCCGTGGTCGATCCCCCGCTCCAGGAGTCCGGCGAGGATGGGAATGATCGGAATCTGATTGGTCGGCAGCGGCAGCCCGATGAGTCCGGCCAGCAGCACCGAGACGAAACTTTTCTGCCCCACCAGCAGGGTGATCCAGGAGAGGGGGACGAGGGTGACGATCAGGGCCTCGAGAACGATGGCCAGCAGCAGGTACTTGCCGACGAACAGGGCGGCGTCGAGGGTCCGGTCGCAGATGAAGCGCAGCCGGCTCGCCCGTGGAACGATGGTCATGGTGCGCACCGCCACGCCGTTGGCCGAGCCGATCTCGTAGGCGCTGGCCAGGGTGCCGTCTTCCCGATGGACGGGGCGCAGGGTGACCTGATCCCCGGCGAGAAAACCCTGTCTGACCAGCGCCTGGACGACGAGTCCGGCCGAAAGGCCGAGGACCCCGGCGCCGAGGAATTTGAGCACGGCCCATTTGAGGCCGAGGCCGCTGTAGGTCAGCAAGAGGGCATCCGGACCCATGATCGGCGAGGTCACCAGCAGGGCGATGAGGGGCGCCAGGGGGGTGCCGAGCATCGCCAGGGAGATCACCACCGGCAGGATGCCGCAGGCGCAGAGGGGAGAGACCATGCCGACGCCGACGGCCAGAACGATCCCGTAGGATCCGGCGCGGTTGACGTAGTCACGCAGCCGCAGATCGAGACGGTACCCCTTGATGACGCCGACAAGGACCACCGAGAGAAGAAAAAACCACCACATCCGGGCGATTTCGTCGCCGATGACGGTGAGGATCTGCAGCAGAATCGATTCAGGCATGGCGACCGTCCACCCCGAGAGCTTCGGGATCGGAAAGGACGGGACGCACTTCGAGGAGATTTTCTTCGTCCTCGCCGCGGAGCCTGACCAGCACCCCCTCGAGGATCGCCTCCCGTCGGCCTTCCCGCTCCCTGAGTTCCTCTCCCGAGAGTCCCGGGCGCTCCCGCTCCAGAACCTCGCTGACCTTCCGGTACTCCCCGGCGATGGCGAGGGCTTCCGCACTGAGGGTCGCTTCGACCCCCCCGCCGTCCTGACGGCGCACCAGCGTCAGGGCGTGCCTCCCTTCCTCGCGGACCAGGAGGTTGCCGGCGGCCAGGGTGCAGCCGGTGGCGACTCCGATGCCGTCCAGGGCGCAGGTCCGGGTATGGTAGATGGCCAGGAGATCCTCATCGGGATCGGCGGCCAGATGCCGGAATACGGCGTAGCCGAGACGACCGCCGAGCGTGCTCATCGGGCAGCGGTGGCCGTGACGGCGATAGATCTCCTCAAAGAGCTCCGGCGGCACCGCCCCGGGGAACGTTCCCCCTTCAGAATTCATAGTGATGCGGACAGTCGGTATCACGAATCTGGTGGTACTTGGCGGTCATGTCCGGGGTGAGAAAACAGCGGACCTCCTTGACGGCCCGAAGAAAATGCTCGCGGGTCACCGTAGGGCTGTCGGTCTTGATGGCGTTGACCGTGGCCCGCTTGCAGAGGCTCTCGATATCCCAGCCGACGTACCCCTCGCTCAGTTCCGAGAGCTCCTGACGGTCGATCCCCGGGGCCAGATTGGGCATTTTGTCCATGTAGATATCGAGCATCCCGCGGCGATCGACGGCGGTGGGGGGGTGAACGAAGACCTTGCGGTTGTAGCGCTTTTTCTCCTTGATCAGCGCCTGGTCGACGGTGTCGATGCGGTAGCAGGACCCGAGGAGCATGACGTTCGGGACCTGGTTGATGCGGTCGACCTGCTCGATGAAGAGCCGTGTCAGATCCTTGTCGGCAAAGGTCGGCGGCACGGCGCGCAGGTTCCCCGGACTCCACTCGTAGTCGCACCCGGCCCGCGGCGCCAGCCACTCGCAGTCGGAGATGAAGAGAACGCAGGGGGCTTCATGGATGGCACAGTCGAAGGCCTCGACGAGCTCCGGCCCCTTGCCGAGCATCTCCTGCCCGGAGATATAGACGAAGCTGACCCCCGCCTCCCTGGCGCAGGCTTCGGCGAGCATGGTGATTCCGGTGCCGAGGGGGCCCCAGAGCATGACTCCGGCGGGAATCCCCAGGTTGTGCTGCCTGAGGAGTTCGGGCTTTTGCAGGGGGAGACAGACCATCTCCTTGAGGGTTTCCTTGACGTCGGCGTAGCCGCCGATGTCGTCCCAGCCGAGGATGGGATCCCGGACTTCGTAAAAGATGTTGCTCAGTTTTCTATGCATGATTTGACCTGTCTCGTCGCCCCGAAAGATGAGCGGACGGATTGGAATGGGAGCCCGGACGGAAAGAGGGTGCGTGACACGATGGGAGCAACATCCATGCCACCTTGACTCTCTTCCGTCTCCCCCTATAATAGGGGTGCTGTCGGATTAAAGGAGCCGTTCATGGAAAAATTCATTCTGGCCATCGACCAGGGGACCACCGGGACCACCGCCCTGCTGATCGACCGCCAGCTGCGGGTCCGCGGCCGGGCCACCGTCGATTTTCCCCAGCACTTCCCGAGGCCGGGATGGGTGGAACACGATCCGGAAGAGATCTGGTTTTCGGTGCAGCAGGCCGTCCGCCGCGCCCTGCAGAACGGCCATATCAAGCCGGGAGCCCTGGCCGGTATCGGCATCACCAACCAGCGCGAGACGACCCTCCTCTGGGAGCGCAGCAGCGGCCGGCCGGTCGCCAACGCCATCGTCTGGCAGTGCCGGCGCAGCGCCGAGATCTGCGAAGAGTTGAAAAACCGGGGGCTGGAGGAACGCTTCCGTCAAAAGACCGGGCTCCTTCTCGATCCCTACTTCTCGGGGACCAAGCTGACCTGGCTGCTGCGCGACGGTCCCGAACTGCACCGCCGCGCCCTGGCGGGGGAACTGGCCTTCGGCACCATCGACACCTTCCTGGTCTGGCGCCTGACCGGCGGCGCCAACCACGTCACCGACGTCTCCAACGCCTCGCGCACCCTGATGATGAATCTGGAGGACCTCTCCTGGGATGAGGAGCTCGTGGAGCTGCTCGAAGTTCCCGGAGCGCTCCTGCCGGAAATCGTCCCCTCCTCGTCCCCCTACGGCCAAACCCGGGGGCTGGAATTCCTCCCCGACGGCATTGTCGTCTCCGGCATGGCCGGCGACCAGCAGGCGGCCCTCTTCGGCCAGGCCTGTTTCAACGCCGGCGAGGCCAAGTGCACCTACGGCACCGGTGCCTTTCTCCTCGAGAACACCGGGGAGGAGATCGTCCGCAGCCAAAACGGCCTGCTGACCACCGTGGCCTGGCAACTGGGGGGACGGACCAGCTACGCCCTGGAAGGGAGCGCCTTCATCGCCGGGGCCGCGGTGCAGTGGCTGCGCGACGGACTCGGGGTGATCCCGGCCGCCTCCGACATCGAAGCGTTGGCATCCAGCGTCCCCGACAGCGGCGGGATAATCTTCGTCCCGGCCCTGACCGGTCTCGGCGCCCCCCACTGGCGCAGCGAGGCGCGGGGGACGATCAGCGGCATCACCCGGGGAACGACGGCGGCCCATCTGGCCCGGGCGACCCTCGAAGGCATCGCCCTGCAGATCTGCGACCTGGCCGGAGCGATGGGGGAGGACCGCGGACAACCGATGGTCCTTCTCAAGGTCGACGGCGGCGCCGCCCACAACAACCTCCTCATGCAGCTGCAGGCCGACCTCTCCGGGCTCACCGTGGTTCGCCCGTCGATGGTGGAAACCACCGCCCTGGGGGCGGCGATGCTTGCCGGTCTCGGATGCGGCTTCTGGACCGACGTCGCGGCCCTGTCCGCCGCCTGGAGCGAAGAGCGGCGCTTCCTGCCGCAGATGGCACCCGAAGAGCGCGGCGAACTCCTCGACGCCTGGCACCGGGCGGTGCTCAAGGCCTAGAACGACGGGCGCCTCTCCTAGAGATCGTTGAGGAGACGGTAAATGCGCTGCTCCAGTTCCCAGATGGCGGCGGCGCGATCCTCCTCTCCCTGCTCATCGAGAAAAATTCGCGCCCGGTCGAGCTGGGTGTGGGCCTTGAGGAGGACCGGAGTGAGCTGGGATTCTAGCTTGATTCGGGGGATTTCCCCCACCTGCTCCTGCAGCTCACGCAGTCCCTGGACCCCCTGATTGTAGCTCTCCACCTCCGCCCGCCCGGCACCGACGACGGCCGCCAGCTCCATTCCGTACCCCTCGATATCCCGCACCAGCTCCCGATAACGATCCGATATACTCATAGTCTGACGACTCCCTCTGGGACAAAGACCTTGGCTGCAATGGAAAAGGAACATGGTAGTCAAAA
This region includes:
- a CDS encoding PQQ-binding-like beta-propeller repeat protein; translated protein: MKRLLLLLPLVLGGCVGLFGTDRPLLPPAEIHRDTLWQGRILIDGTVKVFKGATLTILPGTEIAFVRRDLDRDGLGDSTLVVEGALHALGTRLQPILFRSASADPRPGDWLELRVDFSRDVHLRYCQIRDSAYTLHAHFTRGLVEDCTIAHNIDGCRLGQATFTIRNCLIEKNQGKGINFRNSEVEVTGNIIRNNGSGIFLFETDRTPSIHGNNIYGNRENFRLGDFFTGDVRLSGNWWGTADPEGVAATIYDRRRDPSIGEVFLEPASAWLPQSGPREALGISEAWRFATGGYVDASPAVSGDLLYLASWDGRIVALDAKGAQRWSKDLGEVVDAAPALSGDTLYCQSWGRQLYALNRHDGALQWRFGYGPSPADDHRQGAPLPVADLLLLPAWNGTLFALEAASGEVRWQYRGRSPLRAVPVFDGDRLYLSGGDGTFSALALDGTLLWSVLLEAPLLAPAALTPAGPVVVTRSGTLVAFDRSGVERWRKELGEPCYYGAPVYSGGDLFLGTAGGTLWKFDAASGATIWSLDTGASIYATPLLIDGRIFIGDNSGSLLVVGADSGDLLATFRAEGEIQGTPALFGKRIVVGSRDHNLYALDLIEIPLETQP
- a CDS encoding CRTAC1 family protein, whose translation is MDKKTLGAILVVTALVFAGTAVAKEFVDISTAAGVADEGLGKGVAFADINNDGLTDLYVSNKGGANRLYLNKGAGRFEDITAKAGTGLDYPGFAMGSVFGDYDNDGYMDLYLATGGQYEIEANRLFRNLGNGTFEDVTEKAGVGLKAFTYAASFVDYDNDGFLDIYCANYGVGAKNVLFRNNGDGTFGDVTDAAGVGDRSWSWMGVWADVNGDNFADLYVVNGRYPAGEPNKLYINNGNGTFTETSKAAGVDDGNWGLGATFADIDNNGTLDLFVSNYVGPNNLYLNDGKGHFTQASEKIKSDHEGWGKGPTFGDIDHDGDVDLYEGDCKLANQLYVNDGKGNFVNIAESQPQLQCQTVRTKGTAFADIDNDGDLDLYVVNWGAPNKLYKNNQDDKNWIKVKLTGTVSNRDSFGAKVKVFEKGQDKLLALRELRSASGFCAQEPQELHFGLSSGKTYDVLAIFPSGIEARMNGVKTGQTLEIIEPALTRPNMLSQVVK
- a CDS encoding permease — translated: MPESILLQILTVIGDEIARMWWFFLLSVVLVGVIKGYRLDLRLRDYVNRAGSYGIVLAVGVGMVSPLCACGILPVVISLAMLGTPLAPLIALLVTSPIMGPDALLLTYSGLGLKWAVLKFLGAGVLGLSAGLVVQALVRQGFLAGDQVTLRPVHREDGTLASAYEIGSANGVAVRTMTIVPRASRLRFICDRTLDAALFVGKYLLLAIVLEALIVTLVPLSWITLLVGQKSFVSVLLAGLIGLPLPTNQIPIIPILAGLLERGIDHGAALTLLMAGPVSSLPAILALWGMFRRRVVLVYLGVSLGGAVLLGWGYQLFS
- a CDS encoding formylmethanofuran dehydrogenase subunit E family protein, producing MNSEGGTFPGAVPPELFEEIYRRHGHRCPMSTLGGRLGYAVFRHLAADPDEDLLAIYHTRTCALDGIGVATGCTLAAGNLLVREEGRHALTLVRRQDGGGVEATLSAEALAIAGEYRKVSEVLERERPGLSGEELREREGRREAILEGVLVRLRGEDEENLLEVRPVLSDPEALGVDGRHA
- a CDS encoding AAA family ATPase, whose protein sequence is MHRKLSNIFYEVRDPILGWDDIGGYADVKETLKEMVCLPLQKPELLRQHNLGIPAGVMLWGPLGTGITMLAEACAREAGVSFVYISGQEMLGKGPELVEAFDCAIHEAPCVLFISDCEWLAPRAGCDYEWSPGNLRAVPPTFADKDLTRLFIEQVDRINQVPNVMLLGSCYRIDTVDQALIKEKKRYNRKVFVHPPTAVDRRGMLDIYMDKMPNLAPGIDRQELSELSEGYVGWDIESLCKRATVNAIKTDSPTVTREHFLRAVKEVRCFLTPDMTAKYHQIRDTDCPHHYEF
- the glpK gene encoding glycerol kinase GlpK, with the protein product MEKFILAIDQGTTGTTALLIDRQLRVRGRATVDFPQHFPRPGWVEHDPEEIWFSVQQAVRRALQNGHIKPGALAGIGITNQRETTLLWERSSGRPVANAIVWQCRRSAEICEELKNRGLEERFRQKTGLLLDPYFSGTKLTWLLRDGPELHRRALAGELAFGTIDTFLVWRLTGGANHVTDVSNASRTLMMNLEDLSWDEELVELLEVPGALLPEIVPSSSPYGQTRGLEFLPDGIVVSGMAGDQQAALFGQACFNAGEAKCTYGTGAFLLENTGEEIVRSQNGLLTTVAWQLGGRTSYALEGSAFIAGAAVQWLRDGLGVIPAASDIEALASSVPDSGGIIFVPALTGLGAPHWRSEARGTISGITRGTTAAHLARATLEGIALQICDLAGAMGEDRGQPMVLLKVDGGAAHNNLLMQLQADLSGLTVVRPSMVETTALGAAMLAGLGCGFWTDVAALSAAWSEERRFLPQMAPEERGELLDAWHRAVLKA